Proteins from a genomic interval of Erwinia sp. SLM-02:
- the map gene encoding type I methionyl aminopeptidase, translated as MRNIKIHSAEGIEKARIAGNLAAKVLAMIGEHVKPGITTEQIDDICHDYIVNTLKCVPANIGYHGYTKTTCTSVNHVVCHGIPNSKKALRDGDIVNIDVALICDGWYGDTSRMYYVGTPSIRAKRLVEVTYQSMVAGIRAVRPGSTLGDIGAAIQKVAEGAGFSVVREYCGHGIGQIYHDDPQILHYGIAGQGPELKAGMIFTIEPMINAGKAVVSVLADEWTVVTKDRSLSAQWEHTVAVTDTGFDLLTPWPDGTGEYEAI; from the coding sequence ATGCGAAATATTAAAATTCACTCAGCCGAGGGAATTGAGAAGGCGCGGATCGCCGGAAACCTCGCGGCCAAAGTGCTGGCGATGATCGGTGAACATGTGAAGCCCGGTATTACCACCGAGCAAATCGATGATATCTGCCACGACTATATCGTGAATACGCTGAAATGCGTCCCGGCCAATATTGGCTATCACGGCTACACCAAAACCACCTGCACCTCGGTGAATCACGTGGTGTGCCACGGCATTCCGAACTCGAAAAAAGCGCTTCGCGATGGCGACATCGTCAATATTGACGTGGCGCTGATCTGCGACGGCTGGTACGGCGATACCAGCCGCATGTACTACGTTGGCACCCCGTCGATTCGCGCTAAACGCCTGGTGGAAGTCACCTATCAGTCAATGGTAGCCGGCATCCGTGCCGTGCGCCCCGGCAGTACGCTCGGCGATATCGGCGCGGCGATCCAGAAAGTGGCCGAAGGCGCGGGCTTCAGCGTGGTGCGCGAATACTGCGGTCACGGTATCGGGCAGATTTATCATGACGACCCACAGATCCTGCACTACGGCATTGCGGGCCAGGGGCCGGAGCTGAAGGCGGGAATGATTTTCACCATCGAGCCGATGATAAACGCCGGTAAAGCGGTGGTCAGCGTGCTGGCCGATGAGTGGACGGTCGTCACCAAAGACCGCTCGCTGTCGGCGCAGTGGGAGCACACCGTGGCGGTGACCGATACCGGGTTTGACCTGCTGACCCCGTGGCCCGACGGCACGGGAGAATACGAAGCGATCTGA
- a CDS encoding flavin reductase family protein, with amino-acid sequence MNEFITPVALEKAYRLINHGPTVLVSARHEGVEDVMAAAWATGLDFSPAKILVVLDKIAKTRQLVEGSETFVIQVPTVAQIKLTHAVGTRSLFTEADKLANCGVELFSFEGFDLPFVAGCSAWLACRLINEPHNQQAHDLFIGEVVGAWADSRVFSDGHWHFDRADPALRSLHYVAGGQFYATGESLNVLDGGEKID; translated from the coding sequence ATGAACGAATTTATTACCCCCGTCGCGCTGGAAAAAGCGTATCGCCTGATTAATCACGGACCGACGGTGCTGGTTTCCGCACGTCACGAGGGCGTGGAAGATGTCATGGCCGCCGCCTGGGCCACCGGGCTGGATTTTTCACCGGCCAAAATTCTGGTGGTGCTGGATAAAATTGCCAAAACCCGCCAGCTGGTGGAGGGGAGCGAAACCTTCGTCATTCAGGTGCCGACGGTCGCGCAGATTAAGCTGACCCATGCCGTCGGCACCCGCAGCCTGTTTACTGAAGCGGACAAGCTGGCGAACTGCGGCGTTGAACTGTTCTCATTCGAGGGCTTCGACCTGCCGTTTGTGGCGGGCTGCTCGGCGTGGCTGGCCTGCCGGTTGATTAACGAACCGCATAACCAGCAGGCACACGATCTGTTTATTGGTGAAGTGGTCGGCGCCTGGGCTGACAGCCGGGTGTTCAGCGACGGCCACTGGCATTTCGATCGCGCCGATCCCGCGCTGCGCAGCCTGCACTATGTCGCGGGCGGGCAGTTTTACGCTACCGGTGAATCCCTGAACGTGCTGGACGGCGGCGAAAAAATTGACTGA
- a CDS encoding YdcF family protein: MQTDNITLSDINLLCEWLAWDELPTAGRFDADLIVLAGHAVVPAILGVMQLAATTGIPLLLTGGVGHSTILLKQALAENALTRSATFDQHSEAEIFFALATDFFGIPAERLYVENRSANCGQNAEFTREMIAGMGLKAEKIILSQDPLMQRRTRETFEFSWRQKSMTAEFVNWPVFVPRLVSVAGSTVITGAQSAGIWDTERFISMALGEMRRLQDDASGYGPKGAGFIGHVDIPLDVTAAWQRVTQTTLGNLSRA, translated from the coding sequence ATGCAAACAGATAACATTACCCTCAGCGATATCAACCTTCTCTGCGAATGGCTTGCGTGGGACGAACTGCCGACGGCGGGCCGCTTTGACGCCGATCTGATCGTGCTGGCCGGGCATGCGGTGGTGCCGGCAATCCTGGGCGTGATGCAGCTGGCGGCCACCACCGGGATTCCGCTGCTGCTGACCGGCGGCGTGGGTCACTCCACGATCTTACTCAAGCAGGCGCTGGCTGAAAACGCGTTAACCCGAAGCGCCACCTTCGACCAGCACAGCGAAGCGGAGATTTTCTTCGCGCTGGCCACTGACTTCTTCGGTATTCCTGCTGAGCGGCTTTACGTTGAGAACCGCTCGGCGAACTGCGGGCAGAACGCGGAGTTTACCCGCGAGATGATTGCCGGAATGGGACTGAAAGCCGAGAAAATCATTCTTTCGCAGGACCCTTTAATGCAGCGCCGCACCCGGGAAACCTTTGAATTCAGCTGGCGGCAAAAAAGCATGACCGCTGAATTTGTTAACTGGCCGGTATTTGTCCCCCGCCTCGTTTCCGTTGCGGGCAGCACGGTAATTACCGGCGCGCAGAGCGCGGGGATCTGGGATACCGAGCGCTTTATCTCCATGGCGCTGGGCGAGATGCGCCGCCTGCAGGATGATGCCAGCGGCTACGGGCCGAAAGGTGCCGGGTTTATCGGCCACGTCGATATCCCGCTGGACGTCACCGCAGCGTGGCAACGCGTGACGCAGACGACGCTGGGCAATCTGAGCCGCGCCTGA
- a CDS encoding LacI family DNA-binding transcriptional regulator: MSIQKIARLAGVSVATVSRVLNNQGTVKPQNRERVLHAIKESNYQPNLLARQLRTARSNMLLVMVSNISNPFCADVVKGIEAEAESNGYRILLCNSGSDVKRSQSSLQLLSGKMVDGVITMDAISALPQLSTLIADAPWVQCAEYDEESSVSSVGIDDYQASRFVVGQFIAGGRRSVAMINHDLTYKYARQREQGYLDSLQEHHLDGFPVEYAAELSFNAGKAAMQNLLAQPVRPDAVFAISDTLAAGAIRAIDEAGLRIPQDIAVIGFDGTELGEMTSPQLSTIEQPSHQIGRQAVALLLNKINDPSGPPERSRLAWRFVQRLSS, from the coding sequence ATGTCGATTCAGAAAATTGCGCGCCTTGCCGGTGTATCCGTAGCCACCGTTTCCCGCGTGCTTAATAATCAGGGTACGGTCAAACCGCAGAATCGCGAGCGCGTGCTTCACGCAATTAAAGAGAGTAACTATCAGCCGAACCTGCTGGCCCGCCAGCTGCGCACCGCGCGCAGCAATATGCTGCTGGTGATGGTGTCTAACATCAGCAACCCGTTTTGCGCCGACGTAGTGAAAGGCATTGAGGCCGAGGCGGAAAGCAACGGCTATCGCATTCTGCTGTGCAACTCCGGTTCGGACGTCAAGCGTTCGCAGTCCAGCCTGCAGCTGCTGTCGGGCAAAATGGTTGACGGGGTGATCACCATGGACGCCATCTCCGCCCTGCCGCAGCTCAGCACGCTGATCGCCGACGCGCCCTGGGTGCAGTGCGCGGAATATGATGAAGAGTCATCGGTATCCAGCGTGGGCATCGACGACTATCAGGCATCGCGATTTGTGGTCGGCCAGTTTATTGCAGGCGGCCGCCGGAGCGTGGCGATGATCAACCATGATTTGACCTACAAATACGCCCGCCAGCGCGAGCAGGGCTATCTCGACAGCCTGCAGGAACATCATCTCGACGGTTTCCCTGTGGAATACGCCGCGGAATTAAGCTTCAACGCCGGGAAAGCGGCGATGCAAAACCTGCTGGCGCAGCCGGTCAGGCCCGATGCGGTATTCGCGATTTCCGATACGCTGGCCGCCGGGGCGATTCGCGCTATTGATGAAGCCGGTCTGCGCATCCCGCAGGATATTGCGGTGATCGGTTTTGACGGCACCGAACTGGGTGAAATGACTTCCCCGCAGCTTTCGACCATCGAACAGCCTTCGCATCAGATTGGTCGCCAGGCGGTAGCGCTGCTGCTGAATAAGATTAACGACCCGTCCGGGCCGCCGGAGAGATCGCGGCTGGCGTGGCGCTTTGTTCAGCGGCTTTCCAGTTAA
- the oxlT gene encoding oxalate/formate MFS antiporter, whose amino-acid sequence MTSISEPVVIAKHSKWVQLLLGLLCMAAISSPQYVWTLLTKPMIAKLGVGLAEVQVTFSLLIILQTFFSPFQGRLVERFGPRLLISIGTLMAGFSWVIAARVDSLASLYLVYGCLGGLGTGIVYIGVVGLVMKWFPQQRGFAAGTVAAGYGMGAIFTTFPISISLGSYGLEQTMTLFGLIFAAVGFLASQGLRLPENSTMMPVSKTASPVQGQRQFKSGEMLRQPLFWLMFLMMTMMSTSGLMVTSQMAIFAEDFGISKAVIFGMAALPLALTIDRFTNGLTRPLFGFISDRYGRENTMFIAFALEGVAMTLWLACREDPLLFVLLSGVVFFGWGEIFSLFPSTLTDTFGSENASANYGWLYISQGIGSIFGGPLAALMYQHTHNWHLVFGCAITFDFITAGLALWVLKPWRARFMRAQKSPH is encoded by the coding sequence ATGACCTCAATAAGCGAACCGGTGGTAATAGCGAAACACAGTAAGTGGGTACAGCTCCTGTTGGGGTTACTCTGTATGGCGGCCATTTCCAGCCCGCAGTACGTCTGGACGCTGTTGACCAAACCGATGATTGCCAAACTTGGCGTCGGGCTGGCCGAAGTGCAGGTCACGTTCTCGCTGCTGATTATCCTGCAGACCTTTTTCTCACCGTTCCAGGGACGGCTGGTTGAGCGCTTTGGCCCGCGCCTGCTGATCTCCATCGGCACGTTGATGGCCGGTTTCAGCTGGGTGATCGCCGCCCGGGTGGACAGCCTGGCCTCGCTGTATCTGGTGTATGGCTGCCTCGGCGGGCTGGGCACCGGCATCGTTTATATCGGCGTGGTGGGGCTGGTGATGAAGTGGTTCCCGCAGCAGCGCGGCTTTGCCGCCGGCACCGTGGCGGCAGGCTACGGCATGGGGGCGATTTTCACCACCTTCCCGATCTCCATTTCGCTCGGCAGCTACGGGCTGGAACAGACGATGACCCTGTTCGGCCTGATCTTCGCCGCCGTCGGTTTCCTCGCCAGCCAGGGGCTGAGACTGCCTGAAAACAGCACGATGATGCCGGTCAGTAAAACGGCTTCGCCGGTGCAGGGACAGCGCCAGTTTAAATCCGGTGAAATGCTGCGCCAGCCGCTGTTCTGGCTGATGTTTCTGATGATGACCATGATGTCCACCTCCGGGCTGATGGTCACCTCGCAGATGGCGATTTTTGCCGAAGACTTCGGCATCAGCAAGGCGGTGATCTTCGGGATGGCCGCGCTGCCGCTGGCGCTGACCATCGACCGCTTTACCAACGGCCTGACGCGCCCGCTGTTTGGTTTTATCTCCGACCGCTACGGCCGCGAAAACACCATGTTTATTGCCTTCGCGCTGGAAGGCGTGGCGATGACGCTGTGGCTGGCCTGCCGCGAGGATCCGCTGCTGTTCGTGCTGCTTTCCGGCGTAGTGTTCTTTGGCTGGGGTGAAATCTTCTCGCTGTTCCCGTCCACGCTGACCGATACCTTCGGCAGTGAAAACGCCTCCGCTAACTACGGCTGGCTGTATATTTCGCAGGGCATCGGTTCAATCTTTGGCGGGCCGCTGGCGGCGCTGATGTATCAGCATACGCACAACTGGCACCTGGTATTTGGCTGCGCGATTACCTTTGACTTTATTACCGCCGGTCTGGCGTTGTGGGTACTCAAGCCCTGGCGCGCCCGCTTTATGCGCGCACAGAAGTCACCGCACTGA
- a CDS encoding GntR family transcriptional regulator, producing MASELTRLLPHSVRVYRQLRQEIYEFVLMPGDRFTEVDIASRLGCSRTPVREALLTLQNDDLIRRCFRNGWEVCPIDFDVYEDLYATRILIEVDTVARLCGPESSKVDRRVLARLRELWVIPPEQQEQAGEKIATMDEQFHIALTAAAGNRELTAILTNITDRIRIMRRLDFEYDVRIAQTYAEHAELLEAIEKREKERAVSLMREHIEDAHTGACAITLRRLQKVRARNLP from the coding sequence ATGGCATCAGAACTGACCAGGCTTCTTCCGCATTCTGTCCGGGTTTACCGCCAGCTCAGGCAGGAAATTTATGAGTTTGTTCTGATGCCGGGGGACCGCTTCACCGAAGTGGATATCGCCAGCCGCCTGGGGTGCTCCCGCACACCGGTGCGCGAGGCGCTGCTGACCCTGCAGAATGACGATTTAATCCGGCGCTGCTTTCGCAACGGCTGGGAGGTTTGCCCGATTGATTTCGACGTTTACGAAGATCTTTATGCCACCCGTATCCTGATTGAGGTGGATACGGTGGCGCGCCTGTGCGGGCCGGAGTCGTCGAAAGTCGACCGCCGCGTGCTGGCCAGGCTGCGAGAGCTGTGGGTGATACCGCCGGAACAGCAGGAGCAGGCCGGGGAGAAAATCGCCACCATGGACGAGCAGTTCCATATTGCGCTGACCGCAGCCGCGGGCAACCGCGAGCTGACGGCTATCCTGACCAATATCACCGACCGGATACGCATTATGCGGCGGCTGGATTTTGAGTATGACGTGCGCATTGCGCAAACCTACGCCGAGCACGCTGAACTGCTGGAGGCGATAGAAAAGCGGGAGAAGGAGCGGGCGGTGAGCCTGATGCGCGAGCATATTGAGGATGCGCACACCGGCGCCTGCGCCATCACCCTCCGGCGCTTGCAAAAGGTCAGGGCGAGAAACCTGCCCTGA
- a CDS encoding Gfo/Idh/MocA family protein — translation MIKAAIIGSGFIGPAHLEAIRRLGFVEVVAICDSSLEKAQEKARQLNVPHAYADVAELLRHEGLQVVHNCTPNHLHAAINRQVLAAGKHLFSEKPLCMTGEEARELVKLAEAAGVVHGVSFVYRQFAMVQQAASLIRRQQAGRIFAVHGSYLQDWMLYDSDFNWRVSAAQGGASRAVADIGSHWCDTLQFVTGRRISAVMADFSIVHPVRRVARGTATTFAAADENGEYDEVAVDTEDFASILLRFDDGSRGSLTVSQVSAGRKNRLAFEVNASEMSIAWDQEVPQQLWLGHRDRPNQTLSDDPSLVNRDVAAAVHFPGGHIEGWPDAFKNMMLNYYDFIRQGKRPGVDAAHFATFHEGAAVLLIVEAMLQSHQQQRWVEVATLD, via the coding sequence ATGATTAAGGCGGCGATTATCGGCTCGGGCTTTATCGGCCCGGCGCATCTGGAAGCGATCCGCCGCCTGGGCTTCGTAGAGGTGGTGGCCATCTGCGACAGCTCGCTGGAAAAGGCGCAGGAGAAAGCGCGGCAGCTTAACGTACCGCACGCTTATGCCGACGTGGCTGAACTGCTGCGACATGAGGGATTGCAGGTGGTGCATAACTGCACCCCCAACCATCTGCACGCGGCGATCAATCGCCAGGTGCTGGCGGCGGGCAAGCACCTGTTCTCCGAAAAGCCGCTGTGCATGACCGGCGAGGAGGCCCGCGAGCTGGTGAAACTGGCGGAGGCGGCCGGCGTGGTGCACGGCGTGAGCTTTGTCTATCGCCAGTTCGCCATGGTGCAGCAGGCCGCCAGCCTGATCCGCCGGCAGCAGGCGGGCCGCATTTTTGCCGTTCACGGCAGCTATCTGCAGGACTGGATGCTCTACGACAGCGATTTTAACTGGCGCGTATCCGCAGCGCAGGGTGGCGCATCCCGGGCGGTGGCCGATATCGGCTCCCACTGGTGCGATACGCTGCAGTTCGTAACCGGGCGGCGCATCAGCGCGGTGATGGCTGACTTTTCTATCGTGCATCCGGTTCGCCGGGTGGCGCGCGGGACCGCGACGACCTTTGCCGCGGCCGACGAGAACGGCGAGTACGATGAGGTGGCCGTGGACACCGAAGACTTCGCCTCGATCCTGCTGCGCTTTGACGACGGCAGCCGGGGCAGCCTGACGGTTTCACAGGTCAGCGCCGGGCGCAAAAACCGGCTGGCGTTTGAGGTAAATGCCAGCGAAATGTCTATCGCGTGGGATCAGGAAGTGCCGCAGCAGCTGTGGCTGGGGCATCGCGACCGCCCGAATCAGACGCTGAGTGACGACCCTTCGCTGGTGAACCGCGACGTGGCCGCCGCCGTGCACTTCCCCGGTGGTCACATTGAAGGCTGGCCGGACGCGTTTAAGAATATGATGCTGAACTACTATGATTTCATCCGGCAGGGTAAACGGCCGGGCGTGGACGCGGCTCACTTCGCCACCTTCCACGAAGGAGCCGCCGTGCTATTGATCGTGGAAGCGATGCTGCAAAGCCATCAGCAGCAGCGCTGGGTTGAGGTGGCCACGCTGGATTAA
- a CDS encoding sugar phosphate isomerase/epimerase family protein translates to MKTLKGPGLFLSQFIGDMPPFNTLENLARWASGLGFRALQIPCNHPTIFDVEKAAGSQAYCDDITALLARYGLVISELSTHLEGQLLAVHPAYELAFRDFAPAALREDAPGRQRWAAEKLLQAAAASEKLGLKSHATFSGALAWPYFYPWPPRKEALIEAAFSELAARWKPILDAFDRHGVDVCYELHPSEDLHDGVTFDRFLAAVDHHPRCNILFDPSHMLLQQMDYLTFIDLYHPRIKAFHVKDAEFTPSGRSGVYGGYQPWSERPGRFRSPGDGQIDFKGIFSRLAQYGYDGWAVLEWECCLKEAESGAREGAKFIAEHIIPVSARAFDDFAATGSEDDSIRTMLGLDAEQKND, encoded by the coding sequence ATGAAAACGTTAAAAGGGCCTGGCCTGTTTTTGTCCCAGTTCATCGGTGATATGCCACCGTTTAATACCCTGGAAAACCTCGCCAGATGGGCGTCGGGGCTGGGTTTCAGGGCATTGCAGATCCCCTGTAATCATCCGACAATTTTTGATGTGGAAAAGGCGGCCGGCAGCCAGGCCTACTGTGATGACATTACCGCGCTGCTGGCGCGCTACGGGCTGGTGATTAGCGAGCTGTCGACTCACCTTGAGGGGCAGCTGCTGGCGGTGCACCCCGCCTACGAACTGGCGTTTCGCGACTTCGCCCCGGCGGCGCTGCGCGAGGATGCGCCGGGCCGCCAGCGGTGGGCAGCGGAGAAACTCCTGCAGGCGGCAGCCGCCTCGGAAAAGCTGGGGCTGAAATCGCATGCGACCTTCTCCGGCGCGCTGGCCTGGCCGTACTTTTACCCGTGGCCGCCGCGCAAGGAGGCGCTGATCGAGGCGGCCTTCAGCGAGCTGGCCGCCCGCTGGAAGCCGATCCTCGACGCCTTCGACCGCCACGGCGTGGATGTCTGCTACGAGCTGCATCCGTCGGAGGATTTGCACGACGGCGTGACCTTCGACCGCTTCCTGGCGGCGGTCGACCATCATCCGCGCTGCAATATTCTGTTCGATCCGAGCCATATGCTGCTGCAGCAGATGGACTACCTGACCTTTATCGACCTCTACCACCCGCGTATTAAAGCGTTCCACGTCAAGGATGCCGAATTTACCCCTTCCGGGCGCAGCGGGGTTTACGGCGGCTATCAGCCGTGGAGCGAACGCCCCGGCCGCTTCCGCTCGCCGGGCGATGGTCAGATTGATTTTAAAGGCATCTTCAGTCGGCTGGCGCAGTACGGCTACGACGGCTGGGCGGTGCTGGAGTGGGAATGCTGCCTGAAGGAGGCGGAAAGCGGCGCGCGGGAAGGCGCGAAGTTTATCGCCGAACATATTATTCCGGTATCCGCGCGGGCGTTTGATGACTTTGCCGCCACCGGCAGCGAAGACGACAGCATCCGCACCATGCTGGGGCTGGATGCGGAGCAAAAAAATGATTAA